The genome window GCCGCGTGGCGGGCCGCGTCCAGGCGCTGATGACGGTGGTGCAGCAGGACCTCCAGTCGCAGCCCACCAGCCAGAAGGAGGCCCAGGGGCGCGTGGACCGGGCGGTGAAGACGCTCGAGAAGGGTCTCGTCTACGACAAGTGGCAGTTCCTCGTGGGCCCTGAGATCCACGCGCAGATCGGCATGCTGAAGTACATGGTGAAGGACCTGGACGGCGCCAAGGCGCACTTCGACAAGGCCAGTTCGCGCAACTACATGGCCAAGGCGATGCAGGGCGCCCTGTACTACCAGCGCAAGGACTTCCCCGCGATGAAGGTCGCCTTCGAGGCGGCCGTGAAGAGCGGCAAGAAGGAGTCCATCGTCTGGGCCGTGTACGCCTGGTGCCTCCTGCAGAACAAGGACAAGGACGGCGCCCTCCGGGTGCTCGCTCGTGCCGTGGAGGAGAACCCCAAGGACGAGAAGCTCAAGGGCAGCCTCGGGCAGCTCCAGAACGACAAGCGCCTGAAGATGAAGCCGTACGAGCCCATGTGGTGGCAGTTCGGGCTCGAGGCTCCTCCGATGATGCCCCCCATGGGCGGCGGCCGTCGGATGCAGTTCACTACGCGACGCTAGTTGCCCGGCGCGGGGCGGGCGACCGTCCGCCCGCGCACGGCAATTCCTACCGGGCCCTTCAAGACGATGCTGGAACGTCTTCCGACCCGTTAAAACGGGGTGACGGAGAGGGCTCGCAACCACCTGAAATCACTCTGACCCACCTGCGTCCGCGCGGGGCATGCTGCTTGCTCCAGGGCCGTGCGCGCGCTGGACGGGGAGCAGGCCCGTGGCGCGGCGGCGAACGGGCTTGGCAGCCGGAGGTCTCGGGTGAAGGTTGCGGGGGTCGGCGGGTGCTTGCAGGACCGGGTGGCGGCGGATGCGCGTGGGGCGCTGGGGCGTTGGGAGCACTCGGAGGGGCGTGGCACCCGAGACTTTCGGCCTGCCATTTCGCAGCAGGCGAGCGAAGCGGAGTGGTGCATGGAACGGCGTGGCCGTACCTCGGGGCGGTCCCTCCTCCTCATCATCGAGGATGACGCGGGGGTCCGTGAGAGTCTCATGGACCTGCTCTCCTCCCGCTTCGACGTGCTCGCGGCGGCGGACGCGGATGCGGGCGTGGAGCTGGCGCGCGAGCACCGGCCGGACCTCGTCCTGCTGGACCGCTTCCTTCCCAGCGGCGACGGGCTCATGGTGCTGGAGGCGCTCCAGCGCGATGCGCGCACGGAGGCCGTGCCTGTCATCTTCCTGACAGGCGACGCGGACGAGGCGACGCTCGAGCGCTGCCTGGAGATGGGCGCGGTGGACTTCATCCACAAGCCCGCGAGCGCGCGCGAATTGCTGGCGCGCATCGACCGGGCGCTGCGCCAGAGCGAGCAGCAGCGGCGCCTCCAGATTCTTGCGCAGACGGACGCGCTCACCGGGCTGGCCAACTTCCGCGCGCTGACGGTGCGGTTGGAGGAGGAGTTCCGCCGGGCCCACCGCTACCAGTACCCGCTGAGCGTGGTGGTCATCGACCTGGACCACCTCAAGGCCATCAACGACGGCATGGGCCATGACGTGGGCAACCGGGCCATCTTCGCGCTGGCGTCGCAGCTGAAGGGCAACCTGCGCGAGTCCGACTTCGCGGCCCGCTTTGGCGGAGACGAGTTCGTGGCGCTGCTGCCGCACCAGACGGCGCTGGAGGCGGCCGTGTTCGCCGAGCGCATCCGCGCTGGCCTGCGTTCCGTGGGCGTGCAGAAGAGCGACGGCCGCCCTGCCCCCTTCGGACTGAGCGTGAGCGTGGGCATCGCCGACCATACGTTGGAAGCACCGAAGGAGGACACGGACGCGCTGATGAAGGCGGCGGACGCGGCCCTCTATGAGGCCAAGCGTGAGGGGCGCGACAGGGTGGTGGTGTACGGCCGGCCGGTGATCTCCCCGCCGGTGCAGCGGCACTGAAGAAGCAGCACGGCGTGGCAGGCAACGGCGGGGCAGCGAGGGCGCGGATGATGCAGGGGAACAGGCTGGCGAGCGGTTCGAGGGTGGCGATTGTCGGCGGCGGCATTGCCGGCGCGGGACTGGCAGCTTCCCTCCTCTTCAACGGGCGGGCGCGGGGCCTGACGCTGGACGTGCGGGTGTACGCGAGCGGCATGTCGGAGCGCACGGCGCCACCGGCGGTGCTGACGCCGGAGTGCCGCTCGCGCCTGGCCGCGCTGGGCTGCCGCATTCCCACCGAGTGGCGCTCGCACGAGTTGCGCGGGGTGGAGATCATCTCCGAGGGCCGCCGGGAGCTGCTCTCCGCGGCTCCGGGTGGGCTGTGGGTGGTGGACGGCTGGCCCAACGGCGAGGGCGGGCTGGCGCAGGTGCGCGACGTGCTGGCCACGGCCGCGA of Pyxidicoccus trucidator contains these proteins:
- a CDS encoding tetratricopeptide repeat protein: MYNLLISLAVGVVVALLVKLAGFSIWAGLVPGIIALIGTFVLLARRVAGRVQALMTVVQQDLQSQPTSQKEAQGRVDRAVKTLEKGLVYDKWQFLVGPEIHAQIGMLKYMVKDLDGAKAHFDKASSRNYMAKAMQGALYYQRKDFPAMKVAFEAAVKSGKKESIVWAVYAWCLLQNKDKDGALRVLARAVEENPKDEKLKGSLGQLQNDKRLKMKPYEPMWWQFGLEAPPMMPPMGGGRRMQFTTRR
- a CDS encoding diguanylate cyclase; amino-acid sequence: MERRGRTSGRSLLLIIEDDAGVRESLMDLLSSRFDVLAAADADAGVELAREHRPDLVLLDRFLPSGDGLMVLEALQRDARTEAVPVIFLTGDADEATLERCLEMGAVDFIHKPASARELLARIDRALRQSEQQRRLQILAQTDALTGLANFRALTVRLEEEFRRAHRYQYPLSVVVIDLDHLKAINDGMGHDVGNRAIFALASQLKGNLRESDFAARFGGDEFVALLPHQTALEAAVFAERIRAGLRSVGVQKSDGRPAPFGLSVSVGIADHTLEAPKEDTDALMKAADAALYEAKREGRDRVVVYGRPVISPPVQRH